One genomic segment of Tubulanus polymorphus chromosome 4, tnTubPoly1.2, whole genome shotgun sequence includes these proteins:
- the LOC141904083 gene encoding uncharacterized protein LOC141904083 isoform X1: MADMIDKENPSDSDQEKADINPESDVTTAESKADSFYAFYTYSVARSGSEEDNDSTSDASGAASNENINFTLTVIASDLNAERETELRKLIARRISRGSVYGGTGTITTLEVETGNGEEETKSSEKLCCYYSLLHQEVNNDETLVYDYVICFMTTHEDSLQLFRHELDKYSASLSPILDKNLDILNRGIIPKFTKLEEIQTHLKSWYNQCIAYISRCVKTLRQEIKFLIHTALINGHLEIKGGDEETRSDIRRFFESCNLMELLSKPDDKSSLTTSDSDSMLINVTIDLNEKLVPTKKIDVVTLTLDESGAKFSCQDCTPFCQDWAGSLCNGNQENPFYLRQIVENYKLRTIQDMNTLKRYLRKAEGDHYALFSGEDTVYTCRLTLLREQIESVLVEGLRFVNQRYRYQVLVRLLSDDDDKIEIQLESNDKTKLDEAHRFMLARFPYYSIFSSGPPSAAGTPNNSVYKLAHQADASSFHSKVREAIDVIERTLSRYDPSEICVGFNGGKDCTVVVHLFHAVMKHRFPDSDDAPIKSMYIRGEDPFSDVEVFIRDAETRYNLTRIDLTGRIKTALCAMKNEHAEIKAVVMGTRRTDPYSETLGHFAMTDADWPQYMRVNPIINWTYTDLWTFIRHLEIPYCRLYDRGYTSLGNVRNTHPNPLLKYVDDNGEIAFHPAYHLEDCILERRGRISS, from the exons ATGGCGGACATGATCGACAAGGAAAACCCTTCTGATTCCGATCAGGAAAAAGCCGATATAAATCCCGAATCTGACGTAACAACTGCGGAGAGTAAAGCTGATTCATTCTATGCATTCTATACTTACAGCGTAGCCAG ATCGGGCAGTGAAGAAGATAATGATTCAACGAGTGACGCGTCCGGCGCAGCCTCGAATGAGAATATCAATTTCACATTGACGGTTATCGCCAGTGATCTGAACGCCGAGAGGGAGACCGAACTACGTAAATTAATCGCTCGTAGGATATCACGAGGAAGCGTCTATGGAGGAACTGGCACTATTACAACTCTCGAAGTCGA GACTGGTAACGGCGAGGAAGAAACAAAATCTTCAGAGAAATTGTGTTGTTACTATTCATTGCTGCATCAGGAAGTAAACAATGATGAAACGTTAGTCTATGATTATGTCATCTGTTTCATGACGACTCACGAAGATAGCCTTCAACT ATTTCGTCACGAGTTGGACAAATATAGCGCCAGCCTTTCTCCCATTCTTGACAAAAAT TTGGACATATTAAATCGAGGAATCATTCCGAAG TTCACAAAACTGGAAGAAATTCAAACACATTTGAAATCATGGTACAATCAGTGTATAGCGTATATCAGTAGATGTGTGAAGACTTTACGCCAGGAAATCAAGTTTCTTATTCACACG GCTCTTATCAACGGACATCTAGAGATTAAGGGCGGAGATGAAGAAACCCGTTCAGACATTCGCAG GTTTTTTGAGTCGTGTAATCTGATGGAATTACTCAGTAAACCCGATGATAAATCCAGTTTGACGACGTCGGATTCTGATTCAATGCTCATCAATGTTACTATCGACCTCAATGAGAAACTCGTGCCCACGAAAAAAATTGATGTCGTTACATTGACTTTAGATGAATCAGGAGCTAAATTCTCGTGCCAAG ATTGTACTCCTTTCTGTCAGGATTGGGCCGGGTCGTTGTGCAATGGTAACCAGGAAAATCCATTTTATCTACGCCAAATCGTCGAAAATTATAAATTGAGA ACTATACAAGACATGAATACTTTAAAGCGTTACCTACGCAAAGCAGAAGGCGATCACTATGCATTATTCAG TGGAGAGGATACAGTTTACACGTGTAGACTGACGCTGCTGCGTGAGCAAATAGAATCGGTTCTCGTCGAGGGTCTACGCTTCGTTAACCAGAGATATCGGTACCAGGTTCTCGTACGTTTACTGTCCGATGACGACGATAAGATCGAAATTCAGCTCGAATCAAATGATAAAACGAAACTCGACGAAGCACATCGATTTATGCTCGCGCGTTTTCCGTATTATTCAATCTTTTCGAGTGGACCCCCGAGCGCCGCCGGTACGCCGAATAACAGCGTTTATAAACTCGCTCACCAGGCGGACGCGAGTTCATTCCATTCGAAAGTGCGAGAAGCGATCGACGTCATCGAGCGGACCTTGTCTCGTTACGACCCGTCGGAAATCTGCGTCGGATTCAACGGCGGTAAAGATTGTACGGTCGTCGTACATTTGTTTCACGCGGTGATGAAACATCGTTTCCCCGACTCGGACGACGCGCCGATTAAATCGATGTACATCCGCGGTGAGGATCCGTTCAGCGACGTCGAAGTGTTCATACGCGACGCCGAAACGCGTTATAACCTGACGCGTATCGACCTGACCGGCCGAATCAAAACGGCGTTGTGCGCTATGAAAAATGAACACGCCGAAATCAAAGCCGTCGTCATGGGAACGAGACGAACCGATCCGTATTCGGAAACGCTCGGACATTTCGCGATGACCGACGCCGACTGGCCTCAATACATGCGCGTCAATCCGATCATCAACTGGACTTATACCGATTTGTGGACGTTCATTCGACATTTAGAAATTCCGTATTGTCGTCTGTACGATCGAGGCTACACGTCGCTCGGTAACGTTCGTAACACTCATCCGAATCCGCTGTTGAAATACGTCGATGATAACGGTGAAATAGCGTTTCATCCGGCGTATCATTTAGAGGACTGTATTCTAGAACGACGTGGACGAATTAGTTCCTGA
- the LOC141904083 gene encoding uncharacterized protein LOC141904083 isoform X2, which yields MADMIDKENPSDSDQEKADINPESDVTTAESKADSFYAFYTYSVARSGSEEDNDSTSDASGAASNENINFTLTVIASDLNAERETELRKLIARRISRGSVYGGTGTITTLEVETGNGEEETKSSEKLCCYYSLLHQEVNNDETLVYDYVICFMTTHEDSLQLFRHELDKYSASLSPILDKNFTKLEEIQTHLKSWYNQCIAYISRCVKTLRQEIKFLIHTALINGHLEIKGGDEETRSDIRRFFESCNLMELLSKPDDKSSLTTSDSDSMLINVTIDLNEKLVPTKKIDVVTLTLDESGAKFSCQDCTPFCQDWAGSLCNGNQENPFYLRQIVENYKLRTIQDMNTLKRYLRKAEGDHYALFSGEDTVYTCRLTLLREQIESVLVEGLRFVNQRYRYQVLVRLLSDDDDKIEIQLESNDKTKLDEAHRFMLARFPYYSIFSSGPPSAAGTPNNSVYKLAHQADASSFHSKVREAIDVIERTLSRYDPSEICVGFNGGKDCTVVVHLFHAVMKHRFPDSDDAPIKSMYIRGEDPFSDVEVFIRDAETRYNLTRIDLTGRIKTALCAMKNEHAEIKAVVMGTRRTDPYSETLGHFAMTDADWPQYMRVNPIINWTYTDLWTFIRHLEIPYCRLYDRGYTSLGNVRNTHPNPLLKYVDDNGEIAFHPAYHLEDCILERRGRISS from the exons ATGGCGGACATGATCGACAAGGAAAACCCTTCTGATTCCGATCAGGAAAAAGCCGATATAAATCCCGAATCTGACGTAACAACTGCGGAGAGTAAAGCTGATTCATTCTATGCATTCTATACTTACAGCGTAGCCAG ATCGGGCAGTGAAGAAGATAATGATTCAACGAGTGACGCGTCCGGCGCAGCCTCGAATGAGAATATCAATTTCACATTGACGGTTATCGCCAGTGATCTGAACGCCGAGAGGGAGACCGAACTACGTAAATTAATCGCTCGTAGGATATCACGAGGAAGCGTCTATGGAGGAACTGGCACTATTACAACTCTCGAAGTCGA GACTGGTAACGGCGAGGAAGAAACAAAATCTTCAGAGAAATTGTGTTGTTACTATTCATTGCTGCATCAGGAAGTAAACAATGATGAAACGTTAGTCTATGATTATGTCATCTGTTTCATGACGACTCACGAAGATAGCCTTCAACT ATTTCGTCACGAGTTGGACAAATATAGCGCCAGCCTTTCTCCCATTCTTGACAAAAAT TTCACAAAACTGGAAGAAATTCAAACACATTTGAAATCATGGTACAATCAGTGTATAGCGTATATCAGTAGATGTGTGAAGACTTTACGCCAGGAAATCAAGTTTCTTATTCACACG GCTCTTATCAACGGACATCTAGAGATTAAGGGCGGAGATGAAGAAACCCGTTCAGACATTCGCAG GTTTTTTGAGTCGTGTAATCTGATGGAATTACTCAGTAAACCCGATGATAAATCCAGTTTGACGACGTCGGATTCTGATTCAATGCTCATCAATGTTACTATCGACCTCAATGAGAAACTCGTGCCCACGAAAAAAATTGATGTCGTTACATTGACTTTAGATGAATCAGGAGCTAAATTCTCGTGCCAAG ATTGTACTCCTTTCTGTCAGGATTGGGCCGGGTCGTTGTGCAATGGTAACCAGGAAAATCCATTTTATCTACGCCAAATCGTCGAAAATTATAAATTGAGA ACTATACAAGACATGAATACTTTAAAGCGTTACCTACGCAAAGCAGAAGGCGATCACTATGCATTATTCAG TGGAGAGGATACAGTTTACACGTGTAGACTGACGCTGCTGCGTGAGCAAATAGAATCGGTTCTCGTCGAGGGTCTACGCTTCGTTAACCAGAGATATCGGTACCAGGTTCTCGTACGTTTACTGTCCGATGACGACGATAAGATCGAAATTCAGCTCGAATCAAATGATAAAACGAAACTCGACGAAGCACATCGATTTATGCTCGCGCGTTTTCCGTATTATTCAATCTTTTCGAGTGGACCCCCGAGCGCCGCCGGTACGCCGAATAACAGCGTTTATAAACTCGCTCACCAGGCGGACGCGAGTTCATTCCATTCGAAAGTGCGAGAAGCGATCGACGTCATCGAGCGGACCTTGTCTCGTTACGACCCGTCGGAAATCTGCGTCGGATTCAACGGCGGTAAAGATTGTACGGTCGTCGTACATTTGTTTCACGCGGTGATGAAACATCGTTTCCCCGACTCGGACGACGCGCCGATTAAATCGATGTACATCCGCGGTGAGGATCCGTTCAGCGACGTCGAAGTGTTCATACGCGACGCCGAAACGCGTTATAACCTGACGCGTATCGACCTGACCGGCCGAATCAAAACGGCGTTGTGCGCTATGAAAAATGAACACGCCGAAATCAAAGCCGTCGTCATGGGAACGAGACGAACCGATCCGTATTCGGAAACGCTCGGACATTTCGCGATGACCGACGCCGACTGGCCTCAATACATGCGCGTCAATCCGATCATCAACTGGACTTATACCGATTTGTGGACGTTCATTCGACATTTAGAAATTCCGTATTGTCGTCTGTACGATCGAGGCTACACGTCGCTCGGTAACGTTCGTAACACTCATCCGAATCCGCTGTTGAAATACGTCGATGATAACGGTGAAATAGCGTTTCATCCGGCGTATCATTTAGAGGACTGTATTCTAGAACGACGTGGACGAATTAGTTCCTGA